Proteins encoded together in one Onychomys torridus chromosome 1, mOncTor1.1, whole genome shotgun sequence window:
- the LOC118572789 gene encoding olfactory receptor 2AG1-like, with translation MEPWNSTLRSDFILVGILDDSGSPELLCAIFTALYMLALTSNGLLLLVITMDSRLHVPMYFLLGQLSLMDLLFTSVVTPKAVIDFLLRDNTITFESCALQMFLALTLGGAEDLLLAFMAYDRYVAICHPLNYMIFMRPTICWLMVATSWILASLMALGYTTYTMHYPFCKSRKIRHLLCEIPPLLKLACADISMYELMVYVMGVTFLIPPLAAILASYTLILFTVLHMPSNEGRKKALVTCSSHLTVVGMFYGAATFMYVLPNSFHSPRQDNIISVFYTIVTPALNPLIYSLRNKEVTGALIRVLGRYILPANPTL, from the coding sequence ATGGAGCCCTGGAACTCCACCTTGAGAagtgacttcatcttggtggggaTTCTGGATGACAGTGGCTCTCCAGAACTACTCTGTGCCATATTCACAGCCCTTTACATGTTGGCTTTGACCAGCAATGGACTGCTGCTCCTAGTCATCACCATGGATTCCCGTCTTCATGTGCCCATGTATTTCCTGCTCGGGCAGCTGTCCCTCATGGATCTCCTCTTCACTTCAGTTGTTACTCCCAAAGCTGTAATAGATTTTCTTCTCAGGGATAACACCATCACCTTTGAGAGCTGTGCCCTTCAGATGTTCCTGGCACTGACCCTGGGTGGTGCAGAAGATCTTCTTTTGGCCTTCATGGCCTATGACAGGTATGTAGCCATTTGTCATCCTCTGAACTACATGATCTTCATGAGGCCAACCATCTGCTGGCTCATGGTGGCCACATCATGGATCCTTGCATCCCTGATGGCTTTAGGATATACTACCTACACCATGCATTATCCCTTTTGCAAATCCCGGAAGATCAGACACTTGCTCTGTGAGATCCCTCCACTACTGAAGCTAGCCTGTGCAGACATCTCCATGTATGAACTCATGGTTTATGTAATGGGTGTGACCTTCCTTATTCCCCCTCTTGCTGCCATCCTGGCTTCCTACACACTAATTCTTTTTACTGTGCTCCACATGCCCTCAAATGAGGGCAGGAAGAAAGCTCTTGTCACCTGCTCTTCTCATCTGACTGTGGTTGGAATGTTCTATGGGGCTGCCACATTCATGTATGTCCTGCCCAATTCCTTTCACAGCCCTAGACAAGACAATATAATCTCTGTGTTCTATACAATAGTCACCCCAGCTCTGAACCCCCtcatctacagcctgaggaatAAAGAGGTCACTGGGGCTTTAATAAGGGTCCTGGGCAGATACATCCTGCCAGCAAACCCCACCCTCTAG